The DNA sequence CCGGTGGGCATCCACTCGTGGAACAACTGGAGCGCGGAGCTGGACAAGGCCAGGCCGCAGATCCTGGACGCCACGAACGGCTGGTGATCCGCCCCGCACACACGTGACGAACGGAGAGGCGCGCGTCCGCTGACGCGCGCCTCTCCACGTCCGGGGACGGCCGACGGTGCTGCACGACCGTCCGCCGCACCACGCCGATGTGACTGATGTTCGGCGTGTGAATGATGTGATTCGCCCTTGTTGGCATTACTGTGACGGTGATCGGGAAACGGTGGTCGGGTCGTTTCCGCTTTTTCGGATCGAAGCGAGGAAGTCTTGATGCGCTCTGACACGTCGTGGAATCGCGGTGAGGCCCACGCCGGGCGTCCGCGGGCGGGGCTGCGCCGCCGGCTCGTCGCGTGGGGCGCGGTGCCGCTCGCCGTGGCGCTGGCGCTCCCGGTGGCCGGGCAGGTGCTGCCCCAGGCGGTGCCCGTGGCCCACGCCGCGCCCGCCGGTGAGGCGGTCCCGGCCGGCGTCAAGGTGACCAAGGTGCAGTGGCTGTCCGCCCGCCGCGTGGCGATCTGGGTGCATTCCCCGGCGATGAACGAGGACATCCAGGTGCAGATCCTGGTGGGGCGCGACTGGCACATCGCCCCGGACAAGGACTATCCCGAGCTGCTCATGCTCGACGGCCTGCGCGCCCGCGACGACCAGAGCGGCTGGACCATCGAAACCGACATCGTCGACTTCTTCGCCGACAAGAACGTCAACGTCGTCCTGCCCGTGGGCGGGCAGTCCAGCTTCTACACCGACTGGGAGAAGCCGGACAACGGCAAGAACTACCAGTGGGAGACGTTCCTGACCGAGGAGCTGCCGCCGATCCTGCACAACGACTGGCGCACCAGCACCGACAAGGCCGCCATCGCCGGGCTGTCGATGGGCGGCACCGCCGCGATGATGCTGGCCGAGCGGCACCCGGACATGTTCGACTTCGTCGCCTCGTACTCCGGCATCCTGTCCACCACCTCGCTGGGCATGCCGCAGGCGATCCAGTTCGCGATGCTCGACGCGGGCGGCTTCCACTCGCAGAACATGTGGGGCCTGCCGTCCGACCCGCGCTGGACCGAACAGGACCCGCTGCTGCACGTGGACAAGCTCAAGGGGATGAGCATCTACGTCTCCAGCGGCAACGGGTTCGCCGGCCCGTACGACCAGCAGTCCGGCATCCCCGGCATCTCCACGAACATCGCGGGCATGGGCCTGGAGATCCTCTCGCGGATGACCTCGCAGAACTTCGCCGCCGAGCTGAACAAGAAGGGCATCCCGGCCAACGTGGTCTACCGGCCGTCCGGCACGCACTCGTGGCCGTACTGGCAGTTCGAGATGCACCAGTCGTGGCCGCAGATCGCGAAGGCGCTCGACGTGGACCCGGACGCGCCGGACTGCCGCGCCACCGGCGCCATCGGCGACCTCGCCAACGGCGTGCCCTGGCTGGGCCGCTGCGTCACGCCCGAATACGACGTGCCGGGCGGCCGTGCGCAGGACTTCGCCGCGGGCCGTGTGTTCTGGAGCGCCGGCACGGGCGCGAAGATCGTGGCGGGCGCGATCGGCGGCCGCTACCAGCAGGTCGGCGGCCCGGGCGGCGACCTGGGTCTGCCCGTGAGCAACGAGCTGGCGACGCCGGACGGGCACGGGAGGTACAACGCCTTCCAGAACGGGTCCATCTACTGGATGCCGCAGACCGGGGCCCACATGGTCAAGGGCGCGGTGCTCGACAAGTGGGGTTCGCTGGGCTGGGAGGCCGGGGTCCTCGGCTACCCGACGTCCGACCCGCGCCCGATGGACGGCGCCTCCGGCACCGTGCAGGACTTCCAGGTCGGCTCCATCTACGTCACCGACAAGGGCGCCTACGAGGTGCAGGGCGCGATCCGCGACAAGTACAACACCATGGGCGCCGAGGGCGGCGCGATGGGCGTGCCCACCTCCGACGAGACGACCACCCCCAACGGCATCGGCAAGTACAACCGGTTCGACAAGGGGATCGTCTACTGGACCGCCGGCACCGGCGCCTGGTCGATCCAGTACGGTCCGATCTTCGACGCCTGGGAGCAGCAGGGCTTCGAGAACGGCCCCCTCGGATTCCCCACGGGCGACCAGCGCGCGGTGCCCGGCGGCGTGGCTCAGGACTTCGAGCACGGCACCATTACAGTGGCGGACGGCAAGACCGAGGTCGCGCAGAAGTGACGGTTCGCCCCGGAACGATGGGATGCGCAGCAGTGACAGGTCGCGTGGGCGCGGCAGGGCAGGTCGAGAGGCGGAGCGTTTCCGCAGTGGTGAGGTCCCGATGAAGAGCACAGCACGCCGCAGCAGGGTCGGCGCGGTGGCGGCTGCGGCGGCGGCGATCGCCCTGGCCGGCGGCCTGTCCGCGTGCGGCGGCAACGATTCGACGGTGAGCTCCACGCCCAGCGCCGCCACCTCGGCGCCGGCGCCCACCGGTACGGCGGAGGCCGGTGCGCCGAGCGCGGACGCGTCGGCCCGGCCGGTGGACCCGCGCCCCACCGCGGTGCCGAAGACCGCGCCGCCGGAGACGCCGCAGGCGCTGCCCAGCGACTACCCCGGGCCCACCGACACGGCGTTGACGCAACGCGACCAGGTGTTCCTCGATGCCCTGCGTAGCCAGAAGATCGGCTTCGCCGATGCCTCCGACTCGGCGGTGAGCACGGGCAACTAC is a window from the Tomitella gaofuii genome containing:
- a CDS encoding alpha/beta hydrolase-fold protein, yielding MRSDTSWNRGEAHAGRPRAGLRRRLVAWGAVPLAVALALPVAGQVLPQAVPVAHAAPAGEAVPAGVKVTKVQWLSARRVAIWVHSPAMNEDIQVQILVGRDWHIAPDKDYPELLMLDGLRARDDQSGWTIETDIVDFFADKNVNVVLPVGGQSSFYTDWEKPDNGKNYQWETFLTEELPPILHNDWRTSTDKAAIAGLSMGGTAAMMLAERHPDMFDFVASYSGILSTTSLGMPQAIQFAMLDAGGFHSQNMWGLPSDPRWTEQDPLLHVDKLKGMSIYVSSGNGFAGPYDQQSGIPGISTNIAGMGLEILSRMTSQNFAAELNKKGIPANVVYRPSGTHSWPYWQFEMHQSWPQIAKALDVDPDAPDCRATGAIGDLANGVPWLGRCVTPEYDVPGGRAQDFAAGRVFWSAGTGAKIVAGAIGGRYQQVGGPGGDLGLPVSNELATPDGHGRYNAFQNGSIYWMPQTGAHMVKGAVLDKWGSLGWEAGVLGYPTSDPRPMDGASGTVQDFQVGSIYVTDKGAYEVQGAIRDKYNTMGAEGGAMGVPTSDETTTPNGIGKYNRFDKGIVYWTAGTGAWSIQYGPIFDAWEQQGFENGPLGFPTGDQRAVPGGVAQDFEHGTITVADGKTEVAQK
- a CDS encoding DUF732 domain-containing protein, which translates into the protein MKSTARRSRVGAVAAAAAAIALAGGLSACGGNDSTVSSTPSAATSAPAPTGTAEAGAPSADASARPVDPRPTAVPKTAPPETPQALPSDYPGPTDTALTQRDQVFLDALRSQKIGFADASDSAVSTGNYVCAAQSSNTPADQIHATVLATIALDAQSRGAQVDAEKDAAAFIATAQSKLCT